In Methanobacterium paludis, the following proteins share a genomic window:
- the surE gene encoding 5'/3'-nucleotidase SurE, whose amino-acid sequence MGILITNDDGVNSSGIIAAKKAVEDLGNIDVVAPATQQSGIGHALTLFEPIRITATKLSDGSEAYSVSGTPTDALIIGIYEITDEKPDLVISGINIGENLGMSELTTSGTIGAAMEAAVNGVPALSVSLQVSRGDIKFHDGHVDLDFSHAQKIMRRVAKRILERGLPEGVDFLNLNIPSSPDSDRIKLTRLGTRMYRIHIQKRLDPRGRPYYWIDGDPVEDDKEGTDVHALKQESCATITPISLDCTADLNAMDGWMD is encoded by the coding sequence ATGGGAATTCTCATAACCAACGACGATGGAGTTAACTCGTCAGGAATCATAGCAGCAAAAAAAGCAGTGGAAGATCTGGGAAATATCGATGTGGTAGCTCCAGCAACACAGCAAAGTGGAATAGGACATGCATTAACACTTTTCGAACCCATAAGAATCACGGCAACCAAACTTTCAGATGGAAGCGAGGCCTATTCTGTATCTGGCACCCCTACAGATGCACTGATCATCGGGATCTATGAGATTACAGATGAAAAGCCGGATCTGGTGATATCAGGGATAAACATAGGTGAAAATCTTGGAATGTCCGAGCTCACAACATCAGGAACAATAGGGGCTGCAATGGAGGCGGCAGTAAACGGAGTGCCTGCCCTTTCAGTCTCACTCCAGGTATCAAGGGGTGACATTAAATTTCACGATGGTCACGTTGATCTTGATTTCAGCCACGCCCAGAAGATCATGCGAAGGGTTGCAAAGAGAATTCTGGAGCGGGGACTTCCAGAGGGTGTTGACTTTTTAAACCTGAACATACCCTCCTCACCGGATAGTGACAGGATAAAATTAACAAGGCTGGGAACTCGCATGTACAGGATACACATCCAGAAACGGTTGGATCCAAGGGGTAGGCCTTACTACTGGATAGACGGCGACCCGGTTGAGGATGATAAGGAGGGCACAGATGTTCACGCACTTAAACAGGAATCTTGTGCAACTATAACGCCAATATCATTGGACTGCACGGCTGATCTGAATGCAATGGATGGCTGGATGGACTAA
- a CDS encoding restriction endonuclease: protein MIKLEKNRLVGFVAKVMEKSGFKVYKNFKTSRHIIDIYGVLPTVLGDMGVVVACKNYDEKWEVGLDVLKEMEMIGKPLKASKIVVVSTSYFTDSAANYAGRRNIKLIDKDGIVALAKKFAEEVEVVEEAEDTVENDDFEDYAPSSRSNATTFLKGKKSLSKGKSGKTILKAVKPRIKMLLNNTLALIVIVLLLSSFATYLIGFGNKNTALLGVSKIFVSAILAYGLVLGIEKDATVVLVKGTTVFFVSMVIYAVMIVIL, encoded by the coding sequence GTGATAAAATTGGAAAAAAATCGGTTGGTCGGGTTCGTTGCAAAGGTTATGGAAAAATCTGGGTTCAAAGTTTACAAAAACTTCAAAACATCCAGACATATCATAGACATTTACGGGGTTTTACCCACAGTTCTAGGAGACATGGGAGTTGTAGTAGCCTGCAAAAACTACGACGAGAAGTGGGAAGTAGGGCTCGATGTTTTGAAGGAGATGGAAATGATAGGGAAACCCCTTAAAGCATCCAAGATCGTCGTTGTCAGCACATCCTACTTCACAGACAGTGCTGCAAATTACGCTGGAAGAAGGAATATTAAACTCATAGACAAGGATGGAATTGTTGCATTAGCCAAAAAATTCGCTGAAGAAGTTGAAGTAGTAGAAGAAGCCGAGGATACAGTTGAAAACGATGACTTTGAAGATTACGCTCCTTCGTCCCGATCAAATGCCACCACATTTCTCAAGGGTAAAAAAAGTTTAAGTAAAGGAAAAAGTGGAAAAACTATTTTAAAAGCAGTGAAACCCAGAATTAAGATGCTTTTAAATAACACCCTGGCCTTGATCGTCATAGTTCTTCTTTTATCATCATTTGCAACGTATTTGATAGGTTTTGGAAATAAAAACACCGCACTGCTTGGAGTTTCAAAGATATTCGTTTCGGCAATACTCGCTTATGGACTTGTTTTAGGCATTGAAAAAGATGCAACAGTCGTGCTTGTAAAAGGAACAACAGTTTTCTTTGTTTCCATGGTCATATATGCTGTGATGATAGTTATACTCTGA
- the atwA gene encoding methyl coenzyme M reductase system, component A2, with protein MSFIEVRNVTKTFKGVDVLKNVSMTIDEGTVLGILGRSGAGKSVLIQMLRGMKDYKPDQGQIIYNIAFCPDCIRVETPSQAGQKCSCGCEFQAMSVDFWNCDRILFAAIKRRISIMLQRTFALYEDDTVIDNVLKAIHDHDEEESISIAIDLLEMAQMTHRITHIARDLSGGEKQRVVLARQMAKEPMIFLADEPTGTLDPKTAELIHEALLDGVKNKGKTMIISSHWPEVMKKLSDQVIWLEKGEIIEQGNPTKIVKKFLQQVPLPEKGEVFKTGGPIIKMENVKKHYYSIERGVVKAVDGINLTVDESEIFGVVGLSGAGKTTLSRILYGLTEPSTGNIQVKLGETWIDMTQKGPYGRGRVKPYLGILHQEYSLYPHRNVLGNLTEAISLELPAEFAKMKAIYVLKAVGFDETYATTILNKYPDELSSGERHRVALAQVLIKEPKIIILDEPTGTMDPITRVQVTDSIIKARDELNQTFLIISHDMDFVLDVCDKAALMRGGKILKQGNPKTIIQDLTPTEKKKMLTKG; from the coding sequence TTGTCTTTTATAGAGGTTAGGAACGTTACTAAGACTTTTAAAGGTGTGGATGTTTTAAAGAATGTTAGTATGACCATAGATGAGGGTACTGTTTTAGGTATTCTTGGAAGAAGTGGTGCGGGTAAATCAGTTCTTATACAAATGCTCAGAGGAATGAAGGATTACAAGCCAGACCAAGGTCAAATAATCTACAACATAGCCTTTTGTCCTGATTGTATCCGAGTTGAAACACCATCACAAGCCGGGCAAAAATGCAGCTGCGGATGTGAATTCCAGGCAATGAGTGTTGATTTCTGGAACTGCGACCGAATACTGTTTGCAGCCATCAAAAGAAGAATCTCAATAATGCTCCAAAGAACCTTCGCCCTCTACGAGGACGATACAGTCATAGACAACGTTCTAAAAGCAATTCACGACCATGATGAGGAAGAAAGCATCTCAATAGCCATAGACCTTCTGGAAATGGCTCAAATGACCCACAGAATAACCCACATAGCAAGAGACCTCAGCGGAGGGGAAAAACAAAGAGTCGTGCTCGCCAGACAAATGGCCAAAGAACCCATGATATTCCTAGCAGACGAACCCACAGGAACACTCGACCCCAAAACAGCAGAACTAATACATGAAGCACTGCTCGACGGAGTGAAAAACAAAGGCAAAACAATGATCATATCCTCCCACTGGCCAGAAGTCATGAAAAAACTATCAGACCAAGTAATATGGCTCGAAAAAGGAGAAATAATCGAACAAGGCAACCCCACCAAAATCGTGAAAAAATTCCTACAACAAGTACCCCTACCAGAAAAAGGAGAAGTCTTCAAAACAGGCGGACCCATAATAAAAATGGAAAACGTGAAAAAACATTACTACTCCATAGAAAGAGGAGTAGTCAAAGCAGTTGACGGAATAAACCTAACAGTAGATGAAAGCGAAATATTCGGAGTCGTAGGCCTCAGCGGCGCAGGAAAAACAACACTATCACGAATACTCTACGGCCTAACAGAACCCAGCACAGGCAACATCCAAGTCAAACTAGGAGAAACCTGGATAGACATGACACAAAAAGGCCCATACGGAAGAGGAAGAGTCAAACCCTACCTAGGAATACTCCACCAAGAATACAGCCTCTACCCGCACAGAAACGTGCTCGGAAACCTCACAGAAGCCATAAGCCTCGAACTACCCGCAGAATTCGCAAAAATGAAAGCCATATACGTCCTCAAAGCCGTAGGATTCGACGAAACATACGCCACAACCATACTAAACAAATACCCAGACGAACTCAGCAGCGGAGAAAGACACAGAGTAGCACTAGCACAAGTCCTCATCAAAGAACCCAAAATAATAATCCTAGACGAACCCACAGGAACCATGGACCCCATAACAAGAGTACAAGTCACAGACTCAATAATAAAAGCACGAGACGAACTAAACCAAACATTCCTAATCATATCACACGACATGGACTTCGTACTCGACGTATGCGACAAAGCTGCCCTAATGCGCGGAGGAAAAATCCTAAAACAAGGAAACCCAAAAACAATAATCCAAGACCTAACACCCACAGAAAAAAAGAAAATGCTTACAAAGGGATAA
- a CDS encoding DUF134 domain-containing protein has protein sequence MPRPRKFRRVLEEPQTRCFKPDSKKIGPSNPIKITVDEFEAIRLRDYHDIQQKKSAEIMGISQPTFHRILTSARKKISRALIDGNTIEIIGGNYITDKKRYKCNGCGFEWRSPEKEYDKCPDCKSEDINIIVGDEEVPKESEDSLLQRRSYGGTGIRAGPPKVCKCPNCGYESPKIKGVPCKNTKCPKCETPLCGAD, from the coding sequence ATGCCACGGCCTCGAAAATTCAGAAGGGTATTAGAAGAACCACAGACGCGTTGTTTTAAACCGGATAGCAAAAAAATTGGTCCATCTAATCCTATTAAAATTACAGTAGATGAGTTTGAGGCCATAAGACTCAGAGATTATCATGATATCCAACAGAAAAAATCTGCAGAGATAATGGGCATTTCACAGCCCACATTTCACAGAATATTAACCTCTGCCAGAAAAAAGATATCAAGAGCCTTGATTGATGGAAATACAATAGAAATCATAGGTGGGAATTATATAACTGACAAAAAAAGGTACAAATGCAATGGTTGCGGATTTGAATGGCGTAGCCCTGAAAAAGAATATGATAAATGCCCGGACTGTAAATCTGAAGACATAAATATTATTGTAGGGGATGAAGAAGTCCCAAAAGAATCAGAAGATTCATTACTCCAGAGAAGATCCTATGGCGGCACAGGTATTCGAGCGGGCCCACCAAAAGTTTGCAAATGTCCAAACTGCGGATATGAATCTCCAAAAATAAAGGGAGTGCCATGCAAGAATACTAAATGTCCTAAATGTGAAACTCCACTGTGTGGAGCGGATTAA